GTTGGGGTGCTCCTGGTGCCACTCCAGGGATGCTTTTGTGCCGTAGACCCGGATCATGAGGTTGTTTTCCTCACCGCACGAGATCTGGGATGCGTAAAGAACGCCCCGCGCCCCCCCGCGGTAGTGCAGGAGCAGGTTGCCGTCATCCTCAAGGCGCCGCCCTTCGACAAAGATGGTGAAATCAGCGCAGAGTTCCTCGATTTCCAAGCCGGTGATGTAGTGCGTCAGATTTTCGGCATGCGTGCCGATGTCGCCGATGCAGGAGCTCGCGCCGGCCCGCTGGGGGTCGGTACGCCAGGCCGCCTGTTTTTGCCCGGCCTGATCGATCGGGTTTAACAACCACCCTTGGGGATACTCCGCCACCACCTTCAGGATGGTGCCGAGCGCGCCGGCCCGTACCCGTTCGCGGGCTTCCTTCACCATGGGATAGCCCGTGTAATTGTGGGTAAGCGCGAACACCTTGCGGGTTCGCCGGACCAGGTCACGCAGGTCCAGCGCCTCCTGCAGGTTGAGCGTCATCGGTTTGTCGCAGACGACGTTGAAGCCCGCTTCCAAAAAAGTCTTGGCCGCAGGAAAATGCGCAAAGTTCGGGGTCACGATCGAGACGAAATCGATGCGCTCGCCCACCGGCAATTTCGCTTCTGCAGCCGCCATGGCCTCGTAGCTGTCATAAACCCGTTTTGGGTCCAGCAACAACAGCGCGCCGCTCTCATGCGACTTGGTCGGGGTCGACGAAAACGCGCCGGCCACCAGCTCAATCTTGCCGTCCAGGTTGGCGGCCAACCGGTGTACCGCACCGATGAACGCGTCTTTGCCGCCGCCGACCATCCCCATCTTCAATTTGCGTGACATGACTCGATTCCTCCTCTTTTTAAGTCCGTATCGGTTCCTACTGTTTTTCGCGTTCAAAGGCGGAATCGAACGCGAGCCGGCTCGGCGTGAAATCGTAACTCCTGACGTTCCGGCAGGACTCCGTCGCCCCATGGACGCGGTCCATCCGGATGTCTTCCCATTCGATGGAAAGCGGGCCCTGGTAGCCGATGTCGTTGAGTGCCACGATGATATCTTCAAAATTGACGTCGCCATGACCGATCGACCGGAAATCCCAGTAACGGCGGTAGTCGCCAAAATCGGTGTGGCCGCCGAAAACCCCGGCATCGCCGTTGCCGTGACCCCACCAGGCGTCCTTCATGTGCGCGTGATAGATCCGGTCGCGGAATTCGCGGATGAACTTGACGTAATCGACTCCCTGG
The DNA window shown above is from Verrucomicrobiota bacterium and carries:
- a CDS encoding Gfo/Idh/MocA family oxidoreductase, translated to MSRKLKMGMVGGGKDAFIGAVHRLAANLDGKIELVAGAFSSTPTKSHESGALLLLDPKRVYDSYEAMAAAEAKLPVGERIDFVSIVTPNFAHFPAAKTFLEAGFNVVCDKPMTLNLQEALDLRDLVRRTRKVFALTHNYTGYPMVKEARERVRAGALGTILKVVAEYPQGWLLNPIDQAGQKQAAWRTDPQRAGASSCIGDIGTHAENLTHYITGLEIEELCADFTIFVEGRRLEDDGNLLLHYRGGARGVLYASQISCGEENNLMIRVYGTKASLEWHQEHPN